One part of the Mycobacterium marinum genome encodes these proteins:
- a CDS encoding nitronate monooxygenase, producing MHTAICDELGIEFPIFAFTHCRDVVVAVSKAGGFGVLGAVGFTPEQLEIELTWIDEHIGDHPYGVDIVIPNKYEGMDSHLSAEELANTLRSMVPQQHLDFARKILADHGVPIEGADEDSLQLLGWTEATATPQVEVALEHSKVTMIANALGTPPAEMIAHIHEQGRKVAALCGSPSQARKHANAGVDIIIAQGGEAGGHCGEVGSIVLWPQVVKEVAPVPVLAAGGIGSGQQIAAALALGCQGAWTGSQWLMVEEASNTPVQQAAYAKASSRDTVRSRSFTGKPARMLRNDWTEAWEQADNPKPLGMPLQYMVSGMAVRATNKYPNETVDVAFNPVGQVVGQFTKVEKAATVIQRWVQEYLEATNRLDELNAAAV from the coding sequence ATGCACACCGCCATATGCGACGAGCTTGGCATTGAGTTTCCAATCTTCGCGTTCACGCACTGCCGCGATGTTGTTGTCGCGGTCAGCAAGGCCGGGGGCTTCGGCGTCCTGGGGGCGGTTGGATTTACCCCCGAACAGCTAGAGATCGAGCTCACCTGGATCGACGAGCACATCGGCGATCACCCCTACGGCGTTGACATCGTCATCCCCAACAAGTACGAGGGCATGGACTCGCACCTGTCGGCGGAGGAACTGGCCAACACGTTGCGGTCAATGGTTCCGCAACAGCATCTGGACTTTGCCCGCAAGATCCTCGCTGATCACGGTGTCCCAATTGAGGGCGCCGACGAGGACAGTCTGCAGTTGCTCGGCTGGACCGAGGCGACGGCCACTCCCCAGGTGGAAGTGGCACTCGAGCACTCGAAGGTGACGATGATCGCCAATGCGCTCGGCACCCCTCCGGCGGAGATGATCGCGCATATTCATGAGCAAGGCCGCAAGGTTGCCGCCTTGTGCGGCTCGCCCTCGCAGGCCCGCAAGCACGCGAACGCGGGCGTCGACATCATCATCGCCCAGGGCGGCGAGGCCGGCGGGCACTGCGGTGAGGTGGGCTCGATTGTCTTGTGGCCGCAAGTCGTCAAGGAAGTGGCACCGGTCCCCGTCCTGGCTGCCGGCGGTATCGGCAGTGGCCAGCAGATCGCCGCGGCCCTGGCGCTGGGATGTCAAGGGGCATGGACGGGTTCGCAGTGGCTGATGGTCGAGGAGGCCTCCAACACCCCGGTGCAACAAGCGGCATACGCCAAGGCATCCAGCCGCGACACGGTCCGTAGCCGCTCGTTCACCGGAAAACCGGCCCGGATGCTGCGCAACGATTGGACCGAGGCGTGGGAGCAAGCGGACAACCCGAAGCCGCTAGGCATGCCACTGCAGTACATGGTCTCCGGCATGGCTGTGCGGGCCACCAACAAGTACCCGAACGAAACCGTGGACGTCGCGTTCAATCCGGTTGGTCAGGTGGTCGGACAGTTCACCAAGGTCGAGAAGGCTGCCACCGTCATCCAGAGATGGGTGCAGGAATATCTCGAGGCAACCAACAGGCTCGACGAACTCAACGCCGCCGCCGTCTGA
- a CDS encoding flavin-containing monooxygenase yields the protein MRSRYAGLPFATTTAEIAAALEDVSIPTLLLSLVHITGDARFIRDFKPMGLFLNEVQGFMSEDDKARARTEALAVISEYRDQGCPEPKPLSGELIREMLDWAACEHVPDDYLPLLAEEMDLEGLDPRRPVALPSESAAEFPVIVIGCGESGILAGIRLKQANIAFTIVEKNAGPGGTWWENRYPGARVDVANHFYCYSFEPNNDWTHFFAEQWELQDYFAKAIDTHDLGGHIQWNTEALGAEWNDDDGVWTVRLRSADGTTRTLSARALITAVGQLNRPYVPEFDGADTFAGPSLHSAAWDRSVDLTGKRVALVGAGASGFQIAPAIAGDVAQLSVFQRTAQWMFPNTMYHDEVGDGVRWAMRHLPFYGRWYRFLLLWPGADKGLDAARTDPNYADQDYAVSDINAAARMMFSQWISSQVADGDALLSKVLPDYPATGKRTLQDNGSWLATLQRDNVDLVRTPIQRITPTGIVTEDGVTHSVDVIVYATGFRHTDVLWPLQVIGRNGIDLHRVWGRRPYAYLGITVPGFPNLFLIYGPGTHLAHGGSLIFQSELQMRYINLCLERLVADGIGSLEPTDEAAAGWHERTQAEIKKMVWSHPAVKHSYFKNADGEIHTVSPWRLNEYWAAVRQPDWSQFVLRQRK from the coding sequence ATGCGAAGTCGTTACGCCGGCCTGCCGTTCGCCACGACCACAGCAGAGATCGCCGCCGCACTCGAGGACGTAAGCATCCCGACGCTGTTGCTCTCCCTGGTGCACATCACCGGCGATGCCCGTTTCATCCGTGACTTCAAGCCCATGGGTCTATTTCTCAACGAAGTGCAGGGATTCATGTCGGAGGACGACAAGGCCCGAGCACGCACTGAGGCTCTGGCGGTGATCAGCGAGTATCGCGACCAGGGCTGCCCCGAGCCCAAGCCCCTGAGCGGTGAGCTCATCCGGGAAATGCTGGACTGGGCCGCGTGCGAGCACGTCCCCGATGACTACTTGCCTCTGCTCGCTGAAGAGATGGACCTCGAGGGGCTGGACCCACGCCGGCCGGTAGCCCTGCCTTCGGAGAGCGCGGCGGAGTTCCCGGTCATCGTGATCGGCTGCGGCGAATCGGGGATCCTGGCCGGAATTCGCCTCAAGCAAGCCAACATTGCGTTCACGATTGTGGAGAAGAACGCCGGACCGGGCGGAACGTGGTGGGAAAACCGCTATCCCGGCGCGCGTGTTGATGTAGCCAACCATTTCTACTGCTACAGCTTTGAACCCAACAACGATTGGACGCATTTCTTCGCCGAACAGTGGGAGCTGCAGGACTATTTCGCAAAGGCGATCGACACGCACGATCTGGGTGGGCATATCCAGTGGAATACCGAAGCCCTGGGGGCCGAGTGGAACGATGACGACGGAGTCTGGACCGTTCGGCTGCGGTCGGCCGACGGCACAACGCGCACCCTCTCGGCGCGGGCGCTCATCACCGCCGTGGGTCAGCTGAACCGTCCCTATGTCCCGGAATTCGACGGCGCCGACACCTTTGCCGGGCCATCGCTTCACTCCGCAGCCTGGGACCGGTCGGTGGACCTGACCGGTAAGCGGGTCGCCCTGGTCGGGGCCGGCGCCAGCGGTTTCCAGATCGCACCGGCGATTGCCGGGGATGTGGCGCAGCTGTCCGTGTTTCAGCGCACGGCCCAATGGATGTTTCCCAACACCATGTATCACGACGAAGTCGGAGACGGCGTGCGCTGGGCGATGCGCCACCTGCCGTTCTACGGCAGGTGGTACCGATTCCTGCTGCTCTGGCCGGGAGCCGACAAGGGCCTCGACGCCGCCCGTACCGATCCGAACTACGCCGACCAGGACTATGCGGTCAGCGATATCAACGCCGCGGCGCGGATGATGTTCAGCCAGTGGATCAGCAGCCAAGTCGCCGACGGCGACGCGCTATTGAGCAAGGTGCTGCCCGACTATCCGGCTACCGGCAAGCGGACCCTGCAGGACAACGGTAGCTGGCTGGCCACGCTGCAGCGCGACAACGTGGACTTGGTGCGCACTCCGATTCAGCGCATCACACCCACCGGCATCGTTACCGAAGACGGCGTGACGCACAGCGTTGACGTGATTGTCTACGCCACCGGCTTTCGGCACACCGATGTGCTGTGGCCGCTGCAGGTCATCGGCCGCAATGGAATCGACCTGCACCGCGTGTGGGGGAGACGGCCCTACGCCTACCTGGGGATCACGGTTCCGGGATTTCCCAATCTCTTTCTCATCTACGGGCCCGGCACGCATCTCGCCCACGGCGGCAGCCTGATCTTTCAATCGGAACTTCAAATGCGCTATATCAACCTGTGCCTGGAACGCTTGGTGGCCGATGGCATTGGTTCACTGGAACCGACTGACGAAGCGGCCGCGGGCTGGCACGAGCGGACGCAAGCCGAGATCAAGAAGATGGTGTGGTCGCACCCGGCCGTCAAGCATTCCTACTTCAAGAACGCCGACGGGGAAATTCATACGGTCAGCCCGTGGCGGCTCAACGAGTATTGGGCCGCGGTACGTCAGCCCGATTGGTCTCAGTTCGTTCTCCGACAAAGAAAGTGA
- the dtd gene encoding D-aminoacyl-tRNA deacylase has product MRVLVQRVCSAAVTVDGDVVGAVRPPGQGLLAFVGVTHGDDGDKARQLAEKLWYLRILTDEKSASDLGAPILVVSQFTLYADTVKGRRPSWNAAAPRAVAEPLVAAFAEALRALGAHVEAGVFGAHMQVELINDGPVTVMLEL; this is encoded by the coding sequence ATGCGGGTTCTGGTGCAACGGGTGTGCTCGGCAGCGGTGACGGTCGACGGTGACGTGGTCGGCGCCGTCCGGCCGCCCGGCCAGGGACTGCTGGCCTTCGTCGGTGTGACTCACGGTGACGACGGCGACAAGGCCCGGCAGCTTGCCGAAAAGCTCTGGTATTTGCGTATTCTCACCGACGAGAAATCGGCTTCTGACCTTGGCGCGCCGATTCTGGTGGTCAGTCAGTTCACGCTCTACGCCGATACCGTCAAGGGACGGCGGCCATCGTGGAACGCTGCGGCGCCGAGGGCGGTGGCCGAGCCGCTGGTGGCCGCGTTCGCTGAGGCCTTGCGGGCGCTGGGCGCCCACGTGGAAGCCGGTGTCTTCGGGGCCCACATGCAGGTTGAACTCATCAACGACGGTCCGGTGACCGTCATGCTGGAACTGTGA
- a CDS encoding MTH1187 family thiamine-binding protein gives MSVLVAFSVTPMGVGEGVGEIVAEAVRVVRDSGLANQTDSMFTVIEGDTWEEVMAVVQRAVEAVAARAPRVSTVIKADWRREASDAMTGKVASVERYLAQPGSDQPAP, from the coding sequence GTGTCTGTGCTTGTCGCGTTTTCCGTTACCCCGATGGGCGTTGGTGAAGGCGTTGGCGAGATCGTGGCCGAAGCGGTTCGGGTGGTTCGCGATTCCGGATTGGCCAACCAGACGGACTCGATGTTCACCGTGATCGAAGGCGATACCTGGGAAGAGGTCATGGCGGTGGTACAGCGCGCGGTGGAGGCCGTCGCGGCCCGCGCGCCGCGAGTCAGCACCGTGATCAAGGCGGACTGGCGCCGGGAAGCCAGTGACGCAATGACCGGCAAAGTCGCGTCGGTAGAGCGTTACCTAGCTCAGCCCGGCAGCGATCAGCCAGCACCTTAG
- a CDS encoding macro domain-containing protein: MIELEVVQADVTKLELDAITNAANTQLRHAGGVAAAISRAGGPDIQRESNEKAPIGLGEAVETTAGEMPARYVIHAATMELGGPTSSEIISRATSSALRKADELGCRSLALVAFGTGVGGFPLERAARLMVEAVRRHHPGSLKRVVFAVHGNAAEKAFVAAVQA; this comes from the coding sequence ATGATCGAGCTAGAGGTAGTCCAGGCCGACGTCACGAAGCTCGAACTCGACGCGATCACCAACGCCGCCAATACCCAACTTCGCCATGCCGGTGGCGTCGCAGCGGCCATCTCCCGCGCCGGTGGGCCGGATATCCAACGTGAATCGAATGAAAAGGCGCCGATCGGGCTCGGAGAGGCGGTCGAAACCACGGCCGGCGAGATGCCGGCGCGCTACGTGATCCACGCGGCGACAATGGAGCTGGGCGGTCCTACCTCGTCCGAGATCATCTCTCGGGCCACCAGCTCTGCCTTGCGCAAGGCCGATGAGCTCGGTTGCCGCTCGCTGGCCTTGGTGGCATTTGGCACCGGCGTTGGCGGCTTCCCGCTCGAACGGGCGGCACGGCTGATGGTCGAAGCGGTGCGGCGACACCACCCGGGTTCGCTAAAGCGGGTGGTTTTTGCCGTGCACGGAAATGCGGCCGAGAAAGCATTTGTCGCTGCAGTGCAGGCCTAA
- a CDS encoding competence/damage-inducible protein A, whose protein sequence is MAVSARAGIVVTGTEVLTGRVQDRNGPWIADQLLELGVELAHITICGDRPADIEAQLRFMADQDLDLIITSGGLGPTADDMTVEVVARFCGRELILDAELEDTIANILKRLMARNPGFDPGNFDSVLAANQKQAMIPAGAQVINPVGTAPGLVVPGKPAVMVLPGPPRELQPMWHSAIQMPGAQEAIAGRTTYRQETIRMFGLPESGLAETLRSAETTIPDFGALEITTCLRRGEIEMVTRYEPGAADTYAQVARLLRDRHGDQIYSEDGSQVDDLVARLLADRRIATAESCTAGLLAARLTDRPGSSAYVMGGVVSYSNEAKAELLGVDPALIEMHGAVSERVAQAMAAGALQRFGADTAVAITGIAGPGGGTEQKPVGTVCFCVLVGDGRNVTRTLRLPGNRSDIRERSTTVAMHLLRRALSE, encoded by the coding sequence ATGGCGGTGAGCGCACGTGCGGGCATCGTGGTCACCGGAACTGAGGTTCTCACCGGCCGTGTCCAAGATCGCAACGGTCCGTGGATCGCCGACCAGCTGCTCGAGCTGGGTGTCGAGCTGGCCCACATCACCATCTGCGGCGACCGCCCTGCCGACATCGAAGCGCAGCTGCGATTCATGGCAGACCAGGACCTCGACCTGATCATCACCAGCGGTGGTCTAGGACCTACGGCCGATGACATGACCGTCGAGGTGGTCGCTCGTTTCTGTGGACGCGAGCTGATACTGGACGCGGAACTGGAAGACACGATCGCCAACATCCTCAAGAGGCTGATGGCGCGCAACCCGGGTTTCGACCCCGGCAACTTCGACTCGGTACTGGCCGCCAATCAGAAGCAAGCGATGATCCCGGCTGGTGCGCAAGTGATCAATCCGGTGGGTACCGCGCCTGGTCTGGTGGTGCCGGGAAAGCCGGCGGTCATGGTGCTTCCAGGACCCCCGCGCGAGCTTCAGCCCATGTGGCACAGTGCCATTCAGATGCCCGGGGCGCAGGAGGCGATCGCCGGCCGAACGACCTACCGGCAAGAGACAATACGGATGTTCGGACTGCCGGAGTCCGGGTTGGCCGAGACCTTGCGCAGCGCCGAGACGACCATCCCCGATTTTGGCGCGCTAGAGATCACAACATGCCTGCGACGCGGAGAAATCGAGATGGTCACGCGGTACGAACCGGGCGCGGCAGACACCTATGCGCAAGTAGCGCGACTGCTGCGCGATCGCCATGGCGATCAGATCTACTCCGAAGACGGCTCGCAGGTGGACGATCTGGTGGCACGATTGCTTGCCGACCGGCGCATCGCGACCGCGGAATCGTGCACCGCTGGACTCCTGGCCGCTCGGCTCACCGACCGTCCTGGCTCTTCGGCCTATGTCATGGGCGGTGTGGTGAGTTACTCCAATGAGGCTAAGGCCGAGTTGCTCGGCGTCGACCCAGCACTGATCGAGATGCACGGGGCAGTTTCAGAACGGGTGGCGCAGGCCATGGCGGCGGGGGCATTGCAGCGCTTCGGCGCCGACACCGCGGTCGCGATTACCGGAATCGCCGGTCCCGGTGGGGGAACCGAGCAAAAGCCGGTCGGGACAGTCTGCTTTTGCGTGTTGGTCGGCGACGGTCGCAACGTCACTCGAACGCTGCGGCTGCCCGGAAATCGGTCCGACATCCGCGAACGCTCAACGACCGTTGCCATGCACCTGTTGCGGCGTGCGTTGAGCGAATAA
- a CDS encoding sialate:H+ symport family MFS transporter: MQNVKTPWLNVDQRNSFIAAFLGWTMDAFDYFIVVLVYADIAKTFHHTKTEVAFVTTATLAMRPVGALIFGLWADRVGRRVPLMVDVALYSVVGFLCAFAPNFTVLVILRLLYGIGMGGEWGLGAALAMEKVPVGRRGFFSGLLQEGYAFGYLLATVSSLVVMNWLGLSWRWLFGLSIIPALISLIIRYRVKESEVWEAAQDRMKLTKTRVRDVLRNAAIIRRFVYLVLLMTAFNWMSHGTQDVYPSFLTATTDHGAGLSSATARWIVVVYNAGAIIGGLMFGTLSQRFGRRYTIAFCAVLALPIVPIFAYSRTAAMLCLGSFLMQLCVQGAWGVIPAHLTEMSPDAIRGLYPGVTYQLGNLLAAMNLPIQEHLAETHGYPFALAVTIVPVLTVVAVLALIGKDATGIHFGTAETAFLPGKT; encoded by the coding sequence ATGCAGAACGTGAAAACACCGTGGCTGAACGTCGACCAGCGGAATTCGTTTATCGCGGCGTTCTTGGGCTGGACGATGGACGCGTTCGACTACTTCATCGTGGTGCTGGTCTACGCCGACATCGCAAAAACCTTTCATCACACCAAGACCGAAGTCGCGTTCGTGACCACCGCGACGCTGGCCATGCGGCCGGTGGGTGCGCTGATCTTCGGGCTGTGGGCAGATCGGGTCGGCAGGCGCGTTCCGCTCATGGTCGACGTGGCCTTGTACTCGGTGGTCGGGTTCTTGTGCGCCTTTGCCCCCAACTTCACGGTGCTGGTGATCTTGCGCCTGCTCTATGGCATCGGCATGGGTGGTGAGTGGGGATTGGGTGCGGCGCTTGCCATGGAGAAGGTTCCCGTCGGTCGGCGCGGATTTTTCTCTGGGCTGCTGCAAGAGGGCTATGCGTTCGGCTATCTGCTAGCCACGGTGTCGAGCCTGGTGGTGATGAACTGGCTGGGTCTGTCCTGGCGCTGGCTGTTCGGGTTGTCCATCATCCCCGCGTTGATCAGCCTGATCATTCGGTACCGGGTGAAGGAATCCGAGGTGTGGGAGGCCGCGCAGGACCGGATGAAGCTCACCAAGACCCGAGTCCGAGACGTGCTGCGCAACGCGGCGATCATCCGCCGGTTCGTCTACCTGGTGTTGCTGATGACCGCCTTCAACTGGATGAGCCACGGTACCCAGGACGTCTACCCGAGTTTCCTCACCGCCACCACCGACCACGGTGCCGGATTGTCGTCGGCTACCGCCCGCTGGATCGTGGTCGTCTACAACGCGGGCGCCATCATCGGCGGGCTGATGTTCGGCACCCTTTCGCAGCGCTTCGGCCGGCGATACACGATTGCGTTCTGCGCGGTATTGGCGTTGCCGATCGTGCCGATATTCGCTTATTCGCGTACCGCCGCGATGCTGTGCCTGGGTTCCTTCTTGATGCAGCTATGCGTGCAGGGGGCCTGGGGCGTGATCCCGGCGCACTTGACCGAGATGTCGCCGGACGCCATTCGTGGCCTCTACCCCGGGGTCACCTATCAGCTCGGCAACCTGCTGGCGGCGATGAACCTGCCCATTCAGGAACATCTGGCCGAAACCCACGGGTATCCGTTTGCCTTGGCCGTCACAATCGTGCCGGTGTTGACCGTGGTCGCGGTGCTGGCGCTGATCGGCAAGGACGCGACCGGTATCCACTTCGGCACTGCCGAGACCGCCTTTTTACCAGGGAAGACATGA
- a CDS encoding amidohydrolase family protein: MRIIDADGHVAENASLTGEALRRWPDRVRLTTRGRPHLMIEGRHYPQDNGPGAGCPPQHGISKAPGINCATADGVLADADRDHLDTMVLYPSVGLCVPSLEDPAFAAGFARLYNEWIADFCAPTNGRLRGVGVTPIEHGQVAIDIMKEANELGLVATLVPPALKSRNLDHADLDPFYAAAAEQGMPLGIHGAPGMHLPKIGVDRFTNYIQVHCISFPFDQMTAMTALVSGGVFDRHPRLRVAFLEAGVGWVPFFVDRLHEHYEKRGDWIDGGWRRDPHDYLRAGNVWVTCEPDEPILPGVIDVLGDDFIMFASDYPHWDGEWPESTKQLRTRTDIGEQSRNKIAGLNAQRFYELN; this comes from the coding sequence ATGCGAATCATCGATGCCGATGGACATGTCGCCGAAAACGCGTCGCTGACCGGCGAAGCGCTGCGTCGTTGGCCGGACCGGGTGCGACTCACCACGCGCGGTCGACCGCATCTGATGATCGAGGGCCGGCACTACCCGCAGGACAACGGTCCCGGGGCCGGGTGTCCGCCCCAACACGGCATCAGCAAAGCGCCCGGAATCAACTGTGCGACAGCCGATGGCGTACTCGCCGACGCCGATCGCGATCACCTGGACACGATGGTGCTCTATCCCAGCGTCGGGCTCTGCGTTCCCAGCCTGGAAGACCCGGCGTTCGCCGCCGGTTTCGCGCGCCTCTACAACGAGTGGATCGCGGACTTCTGTGCCCCGACGAACGGGCGACTACGCGGTGTCGGTGTCACTCCCATCGAACACGGGCAAGTGGCCATCGACATCATGAAAGAGGCCAACGAGCTGGGGCTGGTCGCAACGTTGGTCCCACCCGCGCTCAAGTCCCGCAACCTTGACCATGCTGACCTGGATCCGTTCTACGCCGCCGCCGCCGAGCAGGGGATGCCGCTGGGAATTCACGGCGCCCCCGGCATGCACCTGCCCAAAATCGGCGTGGACCGCTTCACCAACTACATCCAGGTGCACTGCATCAGCTTCCCTTTCGACCAGATGACGGCGATGACCGCGCTGGTGTCGGGCGGTGTCTTTGACCGTCATCCCCGATTGCGAGTTGCCTTTCTGGAGGCGGGCGTCGGCTGGGTCCCCTTCTTTGTCGACCGCCTGCACGAGCACTACGAGAAGCGCGGTGACTGGATCGACGGAGGCTGGCGCCGCGACCCGCACGACTACCTGCGCGCCGGCAACGTCTGGGTGACCTGCGAGCCCGACGAGCCAATCCTGCCTGGCGTGATTGACGTGCTGGGCGATGACTTCATCATGTTCGCCAGCGACTACCCGCATTGGGACGGCGAGTGGCCCGAGAGCACGAAGCAGCTGCGCACCAGGACCGACATCGGTGAACAGTCTCGGAACAAGATCGCTGGACTCAACGCCCAGCGCTTCTACGAGCTGAATTGA
- a CDS encoding phage holin family protein: MGPFLLRAAVTGFALWVVTLCISGIRFVGGDTTLEKIGIIFVVAVIFGLVNAIIKPIVQFLSIPLYILTLGLIHVVINAFMLWITARITEDTTRWGLQIDHFWWTAIWAAILLSIVSWLLSLLTRDLRRVARG; this comes from the coding sequence ATGGGACCTTTTCTGCTACGCGCCGCCGTCACCGGATTTGCATTGTGGGTGGTCACGCTCTGCATCTCGGGGATCCGATTTGTCGGTGGCGATACGACGTTGGAGAAGATCGGGATCATCTTCGTTGTCGCGGTGATCTTCGGCCTCGTCAACGCCATCATCAAGCCCATCGTGCAATTTCTGTCAATCCCGCTCTACATCCTGACGCTGGGCCTCATTCACGTCGTCATCAACGCGTTCATGTTGTGGATCACCGCCCGGATCACCGAGGACACCACCAGGTGGGGCCTGCAGATCGACCACTTCTGGTGGACCGCCATCTGGGCCGCCATCCTCTTGTCGATCGTGAGCTGGCTTCTGTCGTTGCTGACTCGTGATTTGCGCCGCGTAGCGCGCGGCTAG
- a CDS encoding anti-sigma factor antagonist (This anti-anti-sigma factor, or anti-sigma factor antagonist, belongs to a family that includes characterized members SpoIIAA, RsbV, RsfA, and RsfB.), with amino-acid sequence MNTVAMGSSPSSSSTRLSSPAGDPHTGLRAVTECTGSAVVVHVGGDVDASNEVVWQRLVNRSAAIAIAPGPFVIDIRDLDFIGSCAYAVLAQESVRCRRRGVNLRLVSNQPIVARTIAACGLRRLLPMYSSVEAALSPVPNGH; translated from the coding sequence GTGAACACCGTCGCGATGGGGTCATCGCCCAGTTCATCGAGCACCCGGCTGAGTTCACCCGCCGGGGATCCGCATACCGGTCTACGGGCGGTCACCGAGTGCACCGGCTCGGCAGTGGTTGTTCACGTCGGAGGAGACGTTGACGCCAGCAATGAGGTGGTCTGGCAGCGGTTGGTGAATCGCAGCGCTGCCATCGCCATCGCGCCGGGTCCGTTCGTGATCGATATCCGTGACCTGGATTTCATTGGCTCGTGTGCCTATGCGGTTTTGGCCCAAGAGTCGGTGCGGTGCCGTCGGCGCGGCGTGAATCTGCGATTGGTGAGCAACCAGCCCATCGTTGCCCGCACCATTGCCGCGTGTGGACTGCGCCGTCTGCTGCCGATGTATTCGTCGGTCGAAGCCGCGTTGTCGCCCGTTCCCAACGGGCACTGA
- a CDS encoding FAD-dependent oxidoreductase produces MGSGRTAASDARQVVVIGAGVSGLTSALCLAEAGWPVRVWTDLLPRQTTSAVAGAVWRPRFVEPVVKTRKWAEQSLHRFRELADDPTSGVQLMPAISVGEIAEVDVTASGEDMIPGLRPVADTDVPDGFPTATAATLPMIDMPRYLDYLTTRLAAAGCEIEIHPVRSLTEAAQSTPIVINCSGLGARELAGDDTLRPRFGQHVVLANPGLDQLFMQLGDGPEWICYFPHPHRVVCGGISILDRWDTTADPQVTDRILRDCRRVEPRLADAPVIETITGLRPDRPSVRVEVEQIGATRCIHNYGHGGDGVTLSWGCALDVARLAGLDC; encoded by the coding sequence TTGGGCAGCGGTCGCACTGCGGCAAGTGATGCGCGACAAGTCGTCGTCATCGGTGCCGGCGTCAGCGGGCTGACGTCGGCCCTGTGCCTGGCCGAAGCGGGTTGGCCGGTGCGGGTGTGGACCGATCTGCTGCCACGGCAAACCACCTCCGCGGTGGCGGGTGCGGTGTGGAGACCGCGATTTGTGGAACCCGTCGTCAAGACCCGAAAGTGGGCCGAGCAGTCACTGCATCGGTTTCGCGAGCTGGCCGACGATCCGACCAGCGGTGTGCAGCTGATGCCCGCTATCAGTGTTGGGGAGATAGCCGAGGTGGACGTGACGGCGTCTGGGGAGGACATGATTCCCGGCCTGCGTCCGGTCGCCGACACCGACGTTCCGGATGGCTTTCCCACGGCCACTGCAGCGACCCTGCCGATGATCGATATGCCCCGCTACCTTGATTACTTGACGACGCGGCTTGCCGCGGCGGGTTGTGAAATTGAGATACACCCGGTGCGGTCGCTAACCGAAGCCGCTCAGAGCACACCGATCGTGATCAATTGTTCTGGTCTGGGTGCCAGAGAGTTGGCCGGCGATGACACCCTTCGGCCGCGATTTGGCCAGCATGTTGTGCTGGCCAACCCTGGCTTGGACCAACTGTTCATGCAGCTAGGTGATGGCCCGGAATGGATCTGCTACTTCCCTCACCCGCACCGGGTGGTGTGCGGCGGCATCAGCATTCTTGATCGCTGGGACACCACTGCGGATCCCCAGGTGACCGACCGTATCCTGCGAGACTGCCGGCGGGTCGAACCCAGATTGGCCGACGCGCCGGTCATCGAAACAATTACCGGACTGCGGCCCGATCGGCCGTCGGTGCGCGTGGAAGTCGAGCAGATTGGGGCGACGCGGTGCATTCACAACTACGGTCACGGGGGCGATGGTGTGACTTTGTCGTGGGGTTGCGCGCTTGATGTTGCGCGGCTGGCCGGCCTCGATTGCTGA